The window GATCATTGTCTAGGAGAACATTGCTTGGCTTTAGATCACAATGAGCTAAAGGGTCATGACAATGGGAATGGATATAATCCAAAACAGAAGCCACATCTATGGCTATGTTAAGTCGTTCAGATAGCTTCAGCGGTCTTGTATGATTTAAAGAGCCTTCTTCGACATCCACTTGGTGGTGGTGCAGCCACGTGTCTAGGTTTCCGTTGGGCATAAACTCGTACACTAGAGCTTTGAATTCATTTCCTTTGAAATCAATGCTTGAACAAGAAGTCACAAGTTTCACGAGGTTTCGATGCCTTATACCTTTCAAGGCTTCACATTCCGCCATAAAGCTCTTGGCTGCGCCCCGCGTTTGAAGATTTAGAACTTTAACCGCAACAGCTTTAGACTCCTCCGGACCAAGCAACCCTCTAAAAACAGAACCAAAGTTTCCTGAACCAATCAGATTGCTGGAGGAGAACTCATTCGTCGCAGCTCGAAGTTCCTCATAGCTTACCCTTTCATAGAAAGGGTCTAATATTGGAGGATTCGACATCATCAAGTGGTTggtgtttttcttcttccttttcatAAGCAAACTTAGAGCCAACAACAGAAGAGAAGCTACTACACCAACACCAACACCAACACTGATGAAAATTTTCTTCTTGTTTGATGAATGTCTTCTCCTCGTCCTTGCTACTACGACGTTTCGAGGGCATGGCTTTAACTTGAGTTCAGGCATTCCTCCACAAAGATTTCTATTACCAGATACCGAAAAGTTTCCAGGATGTTGGAAGACTCCTTTTGTTGGAACAGCTCCCTGAAAGTTGTTACCAGAGAGATCTAAATTCTTCAACGAGGAAAAGTTGGCTAGATATTCAGGTATGTTGCCTGAAAAATTGTTGGTTGATAAGTTGAAGTGTGTAAGTCCTCTCAAGTTTCTGACATCTGGAATAGCTCCATCAAATGCATTTCCTCCCAGGTAAAGTTCTTCCATGTTGAGACAATCTCCTATTGTCTCTGGGATGTTTCCATGCAACCTATTGTCTGCGACAGATAGGTGACCAACGTGTTTTAATCTTCCAACATCTTTAGGAAAACGACCGGACAGCTGATTTCTATCCATAGACAATTCAACAAGAGATTCCAGCTGCATGATTTCTTGAGGTATAGTTCCGTTTAGCCTGTTATATCCAATCCAAAGGGATAACAGGAAACTACAGTTTCCAAGACTAGGAGGAATGCCTCCTTCAAAATGATTTTGGAATAATTGGAGCATCTCTAACCGAGTGATGTTTCCGAGATCACTTGGTACCTCTCCTGACATTCTATTTGAGTGCAGTGCCAACAAAATTAATCCTGAAATCTTCCCAAGAGATGCTGGTATTCCTTGTGTCAACAAATTACTCTCCATGGCAAATGCTTGCAGGTTTATGAGATTCCCAATCTCATGAGGAATGCCTCCAGATATGAGATTTCCTCCAAGGAATATTTTTGTTAGATCGTTAGAAAGATTAGCTACATGGATTGGAAATTCCCCTCCAAGTCTATTGTAACCAACATCCAACATTTGAAGCTTAGTGCAGTTGACCAAAGACTTGAGAAATTCAAGATCTTCCCCTAGGCTGTTTCCTCCAAAAAAATTTTTGTGAAGCCCCAAATATTGAATATTTTGTAATGTTCCAAAACTAACTGGGATACTTCCTGTGAAATGGTTTTCTGAAACCTCTAGCACTTCAAGGGTCGAGATATTGGATATTGTTTTTGGAAGATCTCCTGAGAAAGAGTTCATTCCCAATACCAACTCTCTAAGTGTTGCAAGCATATATCCAAAATCAGGCCTTAGACTACCCGAGAAATGGTTGGCACCAATGGACAAATACCTAAGTGAGGATAAGTTGTAAATTGCTGGTGGGAAAAAACCTGAGAGATTATTCATTGAAATTTGGAGATTTATCAACTGGCTCAGTCTACCTATTGTTTTTGGAACCTCTCCATCCATGTTATTAAATCCAATGGAAAGTTTTCTGAGTGATGTTAGGTTTCCTAAAGATGTTGGAAACCTCCCTGAAAGATTGTTTTTACTAAGAAACAAAATTTCAAGGCTAGACAACGATCCTCCTAGCTCTGACGGTAAACCGTTTACAAGATTGTTTGATGTTAAATCAAGTGTCACCAATCTAGAGCAGTTAGACAGGCTTGTTGGAATCCCTCCTTTGAGATTATTATAGCTCATATTCAACTGTTGAAGCCTAAACAACATTCCCACCTCTTTTGGGATGGTACCACCAAAAGAGTTCTCTTCAAGATTAAGAGATCTGAGGAAAGAAAGATTACCGATAGCAGGCGAGATGATCCCACCAAGTTCTAACCCTCCCAGGTCTAAACCTGTAACTCTTTTATGTTTGCGGCCACATGTAACACCTTTCCATTGGCAGAACGGAGTTGAGTCATTCCACGAGACCAAGGCTACTCTATTGTTTTCAAAAACTTGAGACTTGAACACTAGTAAAGCTTTTCTATCAGCGTTACCATCAAGCTTAGACGCTTCATGAATAAACCTCGCATCCAAAATTTGGAATAAGATGAGAGGGTTGAACGCAAGTAAAAGAAACAGCTTCATGATCATAAAAGCTTGTAAAGATAAAGTGCTCCCTACTCGTTCTCCGAAAGAGGGgctttaaatataaaactataagtCTAAAAATTCCACAAGCAGCAGGTACCCACATGACTTTCAAGGCACCGGATGAACATTGtatattcaaattattttacgtgttatatattcttttacatattataaaataatatattggatatatagataaaattagtaactattaaatatataattaaattggtgagaatacataaataaattttgttaaccGAAACAATTaccttttctattttatattgtatataattaaatttaaataatatatacttaaatatataatatattttaatattgatatatgttAAATGATGCATTCTACTCATTTGTATTTTTGATgatttgtatctttttataaaaaaactttaaatcacTGATAACACCATTTTCATTGTGTAATGTTTAAaagtttaagtaatttataattttttaaaaaattctatacaaattttgaaatttaaatactAAGTTGTCAGTAATtgttaaaaacttttataaaaaaattgtttaaacaaaatttcaaaactaaaatatttatttattttctatggtatatagtttaatttaaaagatattaatatatatatttttttaatcataatatatatatatgattttgtaatcttatatgattttataatcatttgcTTCTtgtctaaaaaaattaaaccatggagcataaattttttaatgtgagactttttaaaaatttcaaaatataatatatacggaaagatctaaatttttattatatggttaatgtgattgttaatttatattttaataatttaaaggtAAACAAAAACGATAGAGGGTGCACTAACtgtatcaaatctttattatttaaattcattaattgtcatatatactttaaccacATTAGTAAATtctgtagtttttatttaaagaaataactgagaacattaataattaatttatggttaggttaataaaaaacttattatatatttatttgaaccAACCTATTTCTGTAAAGATTATAAGAATCAGTGTGGTAATAACACGTGGCAACCAAAAAAGTTGTAATGCTCTAGATGATAATTTGCGCGCGGATTAGTTTTTTATTCTAATGTTTGTtcattaaatagttttaacattttgtaaCACTACAATTTTTATCAGTTGTAAAATGACAAATACAAATGTTGATCTCTTAAATATATCACCGTTGGTGAATAGTAAACGTATTAGAActcatttaaatatttgtaatacttcatatgcacaaaaaaattaagttttgtgGCTGACACAAATCATCAAAACCAGATAGGAAACATCGattgtaaaataataaaataagattaGGATTTCTTCTCTCGATTTGTTTATTATTGACTCTCCACAAGTTATCATCTAATATTTagatctcaataatttttcaatacaaattttgaaatcaatatattttcatatgggcaattctcttaaatagtcattttaaatttttgtcaccAAAACAATGTctaaaaaatgatcaaaatagctctttttattttaaaattttaaatatttatttttttattttttaaagtttgaaACTCTACCCTCAAAACCCCATACTTTAACTCTAAATCATAAGGCTAAATTAGTTAACCTTAgggtataaaatatatatatttaccctttaataaaacttattttggtcattctAGGAAATTTCttgtttatatagtatataatttattttaaatgatattaatatgaatatttattaatgtatattaatatgATTTATGATCTTTTGTATCTtgattgaacaaaaaaaagttaaaccattgatattttactatttttagtaatttatagtcgttttaaaaaattcaaaacataacatataagaaaaagtctaattttttttaattatatgcttaatgtgattttttttttacagcaaacatttacagacttatgttgactctgtaaaccaaaatGGTAACTATGCATCAATGCGTACGACAAAAAAGGGTTGTTTTCTAGCAGtgcgtgctaagctatccgccttGAGGTTCGCCATCCGAGGAACATGAATGATTTCTGAGTTGAGGAAACTTCTTCTGAGAAGCTTAATGTCTTCCAGGTAGCTTTTAAATGTTGGTCATTCTTTAGGTTCTGAAAcaatcttcaccaattgagaacaatccgtaaACTATGTATTataatgcttaaattatatgcttaatgtgattgtttaatttattttaataatataaagttAAACAAAGAAGAGTGaggatacaaaaattattatcaaatatgtattattcataatcattaattgtcatatatatgctaatcatattagataattccatagtttttatttaaggaaagaattaataatattattttgtaaactactaatcaatttgatagttattttaataaaaaatataatatatatttatatgaatcaattta is drawn from Brassica rapa cultivar Chiifu-401-42 chromosome A05, CAAS_Brap_v3.01, whole genome shotgun sequence and contains these coding sequences:
- the LOC103867613 gene encoding probable LRR receptor-like serine/threonine-protein kinase At3g47570, whose protein sequence is MIMKLFLLLAFNPLILFQILDARFIHEASKLDGNADRKALLVFKSQVFENNRVALVSWNDSTPFCQWKGVTCGRKHKRVTGLDLGGLELGGIISPAIGNLSFLRSLNLEENSFGGTIPKEVGMLFRLQQLNMSYNNLKGGIPTSLSNCSRLVTLDLTSNNLVNGLPSELGGSLSSLEILFLSKNNLSGRFPTSLGNLTSLRKLSIGFNNMDGEVPKTIGRLSQLINLQISMNNLSGFFPPAIYNLSSLRYLSIGANHFSGSLRPDFGYMLATLRELVLGMNSFSGDLPKTISNISTLEVLEVSENHFTGSIPVSFGTLQNIQYLGLHKNFFGGNSLGEDLEFLKSLVNCTKLQMLDVGYNRLGGEFPIHVANLSNDLTKIFLGGNLISGGIPHEIGNLINLQAFAMESNLLTQGIPASLGKISGLILLALHSNRMSGEVPSDLGNITRLEMLQLFQNHFEGGIPPSLGNCSFLLSLWIGYNRLNGTIPQEIMQLESLVELSMDRNQLSGRFPKDVGRLKHVGHLSVADNRLHGNIPETIGDCLNMEELYLGGNAFDGAIPDVRNLRGLTHFNLSTNNFSGNIPEYLANFSSLKNLDLSGNNFQGAVPTKGVFQHPGNFSVSGNRNLCGGMPELKLKPCPRNVVVARTRRRHSSNKKKIFISVGVGVGVVASLLLLALSLLMKRKKKNTNHLMMSNPPILDPFYERVSYEELRAATNEFSSSNLIGSGNFGSVFRGLLGPEESKAVAVKVLNLQTRGAAKSFMAECEALKGIRHRNLVKLVTSCSSIDFKGNEFKALVYEFMPNGNLDTWLHHHQVDVEEGSLNHTRPLKLSERLNIAIDVASVLDYIHSHCHDPLAHCDLKPSNVLLDNDLTAHVSDFGLARIIDQESFINQVSSTGVRGTIGYVAPEYGMGGKPSREGDLYSFGVLLLEMFTGKRPTDELFVEGFTLRSYTESALAERVLEIADTSILSGEIHNKNMSTVAKCLKMVFNVGIRCCEQSPTDRMTMAQALPELISLRERFFRTNMRKM